tcctgCCTCACCAGCTCCCTGTGTGTTTGGTTCTCTGGATCGCTGACCATTtgcctcctggtatttgactcggCTTCTTTGGTATTTGACTCTATTTTGTGATCTCTCCGTCTGCTAAGGCAgctttcacatcagcgttgtgctgtctggttttgagatccagcacagACTCTCAAAACCGCCGCACAACGCTTCAGTTTTCTCtccataatggaggccattatggcataaaacatggtaaaaggcagagtggacccagcatgcatgtggaatctgcattccctgaatttcatGGCAACcagtatggcacataacaggtagtatttagtgttaggttcctgtcttacagagatcgccttggcgtcaGCAGAAGGGCCCAAATagttttgtaaaaaatgtatttacaaGGTCCGACCCATCTGGTCGAGCATCTTGCATAAGGGGTCCAACACCAGGAGAATACTCAAGTCTCCACCACAAGTTACTGTTCCCTCAGTATCTTGAACCCCAAGTTAAGTTACTCTTTAGGGTCAGTGCAACAGAGAAGAGGTACAGTTATTTCTCTCCCGAAACGGGATCCCCAGGAATGCTCCTACCCCTGACTCTCCTGAGCTATCATCTCTTGGTTTACTGTACGATGAACCTGACAGAGTTGTGTATGCTGAGCCCTAGCTGCTCAGGGATGCAGACCCTGTAGAGGACTACCATGCCGACTTATGGAATGACCCGGCCGTAGgatgtcagttctgccagggtctGTCTGAGACACTCTACCCTTTACCTatcctgaagaggctatgaatttAGCTGTGTTTAGACAGATGACTTGGGTAACGTTCCTCCACATTCCAGCCCAGATTTGCCATCCAACTTTTCCCAGGTGTCGGCTTCCACTGATGATCCTGCTCAGCTGGGTGTTAACCAGGTTTCCTCAAGACAGAGAAGCTTCAGGAGGGAAAAGCATTATGTTTCTCCTGCTGCAACGCTGACCAACTACTCTAGTcctgtccaaaatggctgttgtCGGAAACCACCTAGACGAGAAGGTATTAACCTTTAAAGACGTTCTCCCCAAATGTATCTCCTATAATTATTGCAAACAGTCTGGTGGTGTTTTTGTAGATTTTGGATCTGCTGCCAATTTTATTGATTTGTATTTTGCTGCTGGGTCTTCCTGTACTTTCTCTCCAGGACCCTGTATGGGTCGTTGCTGCTGACACCACACCTTTTGGGTTTTGTTGAATATTACACCCCCAAAATTCATTCTGAGGTCTGTTCCTTGTTTGTAATGGACCATTTGCCAGATAACGTGATCTTGGCTATGCCATGGCTACAACGGCATAACCCTGTTATCAACTGGACTTCTGCTGAGTTGGAGGAATGGAGACCCAAATGTTGCAGCGCCTGGACAATTAGGCCTGGGTTACATTATCATTCCCTATCCCCAGCATAGGGTATAACTATTTTATCTGTGGGGGTCTTACCACCAGTTACAAGTACCTCTTGCAATGAACAGAGCAGCCATTCAGGCATGTGcgtggccactccattcatttctatgggagttcaagAGATGGCAGAGTACAAGGCTCGACTGTCTCTGGAATTCCTATAGAAATCAATGGAGCGCTGCACACGTCCCCAGCGGTAGGAACCCTacagatctaatagttatccgctATCCTGTGCCTAGGGGATAACTTAATGTaaccggaatatccctttaagggctcgttcacacaacagTGCTGTAGACCGCAAACTGCGGTCCGCAACGCACggacaccgtccgtggggcaggcgcatggggatcgcagacctattcacttaaatgggtctgcgattcttccgttccgcaaaaagatagagcaagttctatctttttgcggtgcggaagcacggaacggaaccccagaaagcactccgtagtgttccgttcctccggatttgcagagacccattgaaatgaatgggtccacatctgagatgctgcatggccacggaacggtgcccgtgtattacggatctgcaaatgcagtccgcaatacggcaacgggcatcacacgttgGTGTGCACGAGCCCCAAGGCCGATACTTCTGTGTCAGTCTTTCCGCAGATTCCAAACCAGAATTCTTCTTGTCGGCCGGTTTTAGCATTGTCACTCGTTTCCCTGATTTAGCATCTGAGATCAGAGCTGACCACGATCACCTAGGACCTGAGAAAATCTCAGTGTATACAAAAAAGgggatgtaaaaaaaagtttttggctCGTACCTGGATTGTCCCTGCCTTCCAGTACCCGACCACGTCCACGGTAGCGGATTCCCTCCCTCCAAATACGTAGAGAGACCACCCAGCTCGGCTGCCATGTTGACCGTCAGACTGGAGCAGGGCAGCTGAGTGCCCCGATCGGGACGCTGCGCGAGATTCCTCCTCTTTGTACCTGGAGAATGAGACGATAAAATGACAGGCGTCTGCTTTTCCTCTTACAGCTCTCTGCACCTCCAGATTCATGACGTCAGTAAAGACTGACACACAGCTCAATCACTAGGAGACTAATGCTCcagtggaaagctgggtgaccacatCTAATAAATATTATAATCATCAGAAATGAGCTACACTGATAAGGCAAGGGTCACAGCCAGAGAGCACTTACCTGTAGGTCTTGGCGCCGGTTTTGACCTGTAGCGTGTATACACTGGCGTAACGCCTTTGTGTGCGCAGTCCTCCCTCCCTGCCGACCACGCAGAGCTCACGGTCCGATATCTTGGTGCAGGTGTGACTGCTCAGCCCCGCCGGGGGGCGACTGTGTGGCTCCTCTGCCCACGATGCCCACTCTCCGCTCTCTATATCGTAGCTAAGGACTGATGATAATCTCTGAGAGCCGTCCCATCCCCCGACCACACACAGCCACTTGTTGCCAATTGCCACAGCGTCGTGGTGACTTCGCCTATACAGACCGTCCGGTGGGCCACTCTCCACTGCATTCTGCTCTGGGTCAAAGGTCACAATATCATCAAGAGGAGGCTCTTTATGGTCAGCGGATCTCATGCCGCCATATAGATACAGCTTGCCCCGAACCGGAGTACATGTGTGGTAGGCACGGGCAAATCGGAGATCAGAAGCCACCGGGGTCCATGTCAGCAGACCTGCTCGAGACATCACTGCGGCTGCGTCAAGTCAGGAAGAAATATTAGGCCCTTCTACACGGGACAATTATCAAAAACTAACTAACGCTCATTCCCGATAAGTGGCCCTTGTAAATGTGCCGCTGATCACCCAACAAACGCCGGTACATCTCCCCGCGTGAACTGGGATCCGCTGCCCACAACATGCTGGTGAGCGCTGGATGAACGAGCAGACTGACGATCATTAGTCCCCCGTCCCATGAGAAAGGCGCTGATCAACTTGTATATTGTCAATCATTGCTCATTACTGCCCCTCTGTGGTCCATGTAAGACGACTCTGGGGGCCGGGAATCCCTACTGAGCCATACCCAGCACTGAAACTATCCTTACCGAGATGTGCCCTCTGGGTGATCCCTACAGAAACGTGTCTACTAAGCGATCCCTACAGAGGCGTGCCCACTAAGCGATCCCTACAGAGGCGTGCCCACTAAGCGATCCCTACAGAGGCGTGCCCACTAAGCGATCCCTACAGAGGCGTGCCCACTAAGCGATCCCTACAGAGGCGTGCCCACTAAGCGATCCCGACAGAGGCGTGCCCACTAAGCGATCCCGACAGAGGCGTGCCCACTAAGCGATCCCTACAGAGGCGTGCCCACTAAGCGACCCCTACAGAGGCGTGCCCACTAAGCGATCCCTACAGAGGCGTGCCCACTAAACGATCCCTACAGAGGCGTGCCCACTAAGCGATCCCTACAGAGGCGTGCCCACTAAGCGATCCCTACAGAGGCGTGCCCACTAAGCGATCCCTACAGAGGCGTGCCCACTAAGCGATCCCTACAGAGGCGTGCCCACTAAGCGATCCCTACAGAAACGTGCCCACTAAGCGATCCCTACAGAAACGTGCCCACTAAGCGATCCCTACAGAGGCGTGCCCACTAAGCGATCCCTACAGAGGCTTGCCCACTAAGCGATCCCTACAGAGGCGTGCCCACTAAGCGATCCCGACAGAGGCGTGCCCACTAAGCGATCCCGACAGAGGCGTGCCCACTAAGCGATCCCTACAGAGGCGTGCCCACTAAGCGACCCCCTACAGAGGCGTGCCCACTAAGCGACCCCTACAGAGGCGTGCCCACTAAGCGATCCCTACAGAGGCGTGCCCACTAAGCGATCCCTACAGAGGCGTGCCCACTAAGCGATCCCTACAGAGGCTTGCCCACTAAGCGATCCCTACAGAGGCGTGCCCACTAAGCGATCCCTACAGAGGCGTGCCCACTAAGCGACCCCCTACAGAGGCGTGCCCACTAAGCGACCCCTACAGAGGCGTGCCCACTAAGCGATCCCTACAGAGGCGTGCCCACTAAGCGATCCCTACAGAGGCGTGCCCACTAAGCGATCCCTACAGAGGCGTGCCCACTAAGCGATCCCTACAGAGGCGTGCCCACTAAGCGATCCCTACAGAGGCGTGCCCACTAAGCGATCCCTACAGAGGCGTGCCCACTAAGCGATCCCTACAGAAACGTGCCCACTAAGCGATCCCTACAGAAACGTGCCCACTAAGCGATCCCTACAGAGGCGTGCCCACTAAGCGATCCCTACAGAGGCTTGCCCACTAAGCGATCCCTACAGAGGCGTGCCCACTAAGCGATCCCTACAGAGGCGTGCCCACTAAGCGACCCCTACAGAGGCGTGCCCACTAAGCGATCCCTACAGAGGCGTGCCCACTAAGCGATCCCTACAGAGGCGTGCCCACTAAGCGATCCCTACAGAGGCGTGCCCACTAAGCGATCCCGACAGAGGCGTGCCCACTAAGCGATCCCTACAGAGGCGTGCCCACTAAGCGATCCCTACAGAGGCGTGCCCACTAAGCGATCCCTACAGAGGCATGCCCACTAAGCGATCCCGACAGAGGCGTGCCCACTAAGCGATCCCTACAGAGGCGTGCCCACTAAGCGATCCCTACAGAGGCGTGCCCACTAAGCGATCCCTACAGAGGCGTGCCCACTAAGCGATCCCTACAGAGGCTTGCCCACTAAGCGATCCCTACAGAGGCGTGCCCACTAAGCGATCCCTACAGAGGCTTGCCCACTAAGCGATCCCTACAGAGGCGTGCCCACTAAGCGATCCCTACAGAGGCGTGCCCACTAAGCGATCCCTACAGAGGCGTGCCCACTAAGCGATCCCTACAGAAACGTGCCCACTAAGCGATCCCTACAGAGGCGTGCCCACTAAGCGATCCCTACAGAGGCGTGCCCACTAAGCGATCCCTACAGAGGCGTGCCCACTAAGCGATCCCTACAGAGGCGTGCCCACTAAGCGATCCCGACAGAGGCGTGCCCACTAAGCGATCCCTACAGAGGCGTGCCCACTAAGCGATCCCTACAGAGGCGTGCCCACTAAGCGATCCCTACAGAGGCGTGCCCACTAAGCGATCCCTACAGAGGCGTGCCCACTAAGCGATCCCTACAGAGGCGTGCCCACTAAGCGATCCCGACAGAGGCGTGCCCACTAAGCGATCCCTACAGAGGCGTGCCCACTAAGCGATCCCTATTGAGGCGTGCCCACTAAACAGTTCTTACAAAGATATAACCGAATAATCCCTACTGAAAAATGCCTTTTCATGCACTACTAAA
The sequence above is drawn from the Bufo bufo chromosome 11, aBufBuf1.1, whole genome shotgun sequence genome and encodes:
- the KLHDC9 gene encoding kelch domain-containing protein 9; this encodes MSRAGLLTWTPVASDLRFARAYHTCTPVRGKLYLYGGMRSADHKEPPLDDIVTFDPEQNAVESGPPDGLYRRSHHDAVAIGNKWLCVVGGWDGSQRLSSVLSYDIESGEWASWAEEPHSRPPAGLSSHTCTKISDRELCVVGREGGLRTQRRYASVYTLQVKTGAKTYRYKEEESRAASRSGHSAALLQSDGQHGSRAGWSLYVFGGRESATVDVVGYWKAGTIQDDTATCSSLLEKFSQLVASEKAKREAPKSLRHHSCSVIGPFLVVFGGETLSRSRDAVCNDLYVCDTRYNPMSWFRFPGSDPVHKRVGHRTCLLNDRLYLVGGFSADGKTPCPEIYVLDFL